One window of the Rufibacter radiotolerans genome contains the following:
- a CDS encoding phosphate ABC transporter substrate-binding protein: protein MKTTMIKAIKFQLSTFLAASLLLSACGKGDQANQETTHEGTGNASTASSITIKGSDTVLPLAQQEAEKYMAKHKDASITVVGGGTGVGLSALQEGTTDIAMASRGLKTEEKLKLKGAKKDVKEALIAYDALSVVVHPSNPVNQLTREQLEGIFTGKISNWKEVGGKDEKIVAYSRETSSGTYEFFKEHVMDKKNYANGILMMPATGSIVQSVSQTTGAIGYIGLAYETKEVKALKVSYDQGKTFVAPSTQSAKDKTYPISRPLFFFYETSVESKIKPFLDYVLSEEGQKIVQEIGYIPLSK, encoded by the coding sequence ATGAAAACCACCATGATCAAAGCCATCAAATTTCAGCTAAGCACTTTTCTGGCGGCCAGCCTTCTACTAAGTGCCTGCGGAAAAGGCGACCAGGCCAATCAGGAAACCACCCACGAGGGGACTGGCAACGCTTCAACCGCCTCGTCTATTACCATTAAGGGAAGCGACACCGTGCTTCCGCTTGCCCAGCAGGAAGCTGAAAAATACATGGCCAAACACAAAGACGCTTCTATCACGGTAGTGGGTGGTGGTACCGGCGTGGGTCTTTCTGCCTTGCAGGAAGGCACCACAGACATTGCCATGGCTTCCCGGGGACTTAAAACCGAGGAAAAACTAAAGCTGAAAGGCGCCAAAAAAGACGTTAAGGAAGCCCTTATTGCCTATGATGCCCTTTCCGTAGTGGTACACCCCAGCAATCCGGTAAACCAATTAACCCGCGAACAGCTGGAAGGCATTTTCACCGGCAAGATCTCTAACTGGAAAGAAGTAGGCGGCAAAGACGAGAAAATAGTGGCCTACTCGCGTGAAACCAGCTCCGGTACGTATGAGTTCTTCAAAGAACACGTGATGGATAAAAAGAACTACGCCAACGGAATTCTTATGATGCCCGCCACTGGTTCCATTGTACAATCTGTGAGCCAGACTACCGGCGCCATTGGCTACATTGGCCTGGCCTATGAAACCAAAGAGGTGAAGGCCTTGAAGGTATCTTATGATCAGGGCAAAACCTTTGTGGCCCCCAGCACCCAATCGGCTAAAGACAAGACCTACCCTATCTCCCGCCCGCTGTTTTTCTTCTATGAGACTTCAGTAGAAAGCAAGATTAAGCCTTTCCTGGACTATGTGCTCTCTGAAGAAGGTCAGAAGATAGTGCAGGAAATTGGCTATATTCCGTTGAGTAAATAA
- a CDS encoding LamG-like jellyroll fold domain-containing protein: MVNDHLVRAKTDHAFLHLTALSRSNQETDTHLTSRFLPGRSDLDLTPAPYLKKEAPEKSLQFFAESNSTLVGHWKMEEGSGATLQDASGTGNHAKLQKTGGITWVTGKEGLALNLPGTTNRYAIAPNHASLNITDALTVAAWIRPIDASGRSVLSKAGTDGYELAIYGGKVMFRFNRDSGGDAYRLLSKTGHPTDGATWMHIAATFNGTTSRIYINGVEDASATYSATSIKANASGLYLGSLLGSWRWKGGMDEVRLYHGALTIDEIKLLLSSTPPPTPPSAPSLVSPANVAIDVPLAPSFTWNSVTGATSYSIQVSEVQDFSSLAFTQSNLTTTSAQGTGLVAGKQYFWRVHASNEGGDSDWSQVWSFTTLQLPGQVVTLSPPNSQQDVPLLPELTWQAATNATSYLVQVDTDNAFTAPLTVEKTVNNLTSYKLETALAANTSYFWRVRAGNSAGDGPWSEVKSFKTVAAAVTYSLAINEVMASNSLTVADEDGAFSDWVEVMNYGQADINLEGLGLSDDYDLPFKWVFPAKILKPGEFLLVWASSKNRVDPTKALHTNFAIGASGEEVLMTAPGGVRIDEMAPTAMTLDVSYGRTPDGTGTFGFFNSPTPGVSNASSGTSQPLSKVVFSVAPGVYSDNVNLTLSHPMTGVQIRYTLDGSDPTEASALYQNPLTIADRSGEPNAHSMIPTNNISSGSRAWTEPNGLVRKGTIVRAKAFKTNTPSSSTATGTYLVLPGRKYTVPVVSIVTPHANLFDFYQGIYVPGVNYVEGNDESGNYEMRGDEWERPASFEYYGPDFKFQQDIGIRINGDFTRRFPQKSLRLLARSEYGKSSFDYQMFQNYPYSSFKRLILHNSGNDWGHTLFKDAASQMLASHFTTTQKFRPTIVYINGEYWGFHGLRERADKFYVARLYGVDPDNIDYLTHQYDIDEGDAENYKEMLAYIQNNDMADDTKFAGLKTRMDVDNFTNYFSAEIYYANLDWPHSNIEFWRARVPYNPNAPKGQDGLWRWILHDTDLGFDYPEFNSISWVTDQVNQDINEEWPNLILRNLLKNQAYKTTFINRIADHLNTAFTTTRVHAVIDSIATIIQPEVDEHTKRWNVPSSVSNWQGYVADLKNFGSLRPNYLRQHLREHFNLVSNVEVTLEVSDKAHGSVKLNSLVLNSSAVGVNSAQPFPWKGIYFEGVPITLKALPNTGYVFQHWLVNGQTVNGEQISVNPTAGIIIKAVFGASTGVAVTLASPANGATNVSQPTATLSWNALTDATSYRVQVATVSDFAAAVFDQSGVTGTSVSVNNLAAGTTYYWRVMATQSSGGSNWSATWIFTTGGATVPGTVTLSAPANAASGVGVNPTLQWNTVTNATSYSVQVSTISTFASTVINADNVQNTSLAVNGLLYNQTYYWRVKATNTAGSSAWSSVWSFTTETGTVSGTLVGHWKLNEGSGATLQDASGTGNHATLQKTTDVQWVTGKEGLALSLPGTLERYAIAPNHASLNITDALTVAAWIRPIDASGRSVLSKAGTDGYELAIYGGKVMFRFNRDSGGDAYRLLSKTGHPTDGATWMHIAATFNGTTSRIYINGVEDASATYSATSIKANASGLYLGSLLGSWRWKGGLDEVRLYHGALSASEISALYTPLASATAMSSVSMGNSFNKGVTLYPNPVKDKLHLDFGNARYQETITVSVVDLLGKVHLTSTQTLEGTHLELDLVPGRLSAGTYFLRVEGAGVHQVFRFVKR; this comes from the coding sequence ATGGTTAACGACCATCTGGTAAGGGCAAAGACGGATCATGCTTTCCTGCACCTAACGGCCTTGAGTAGGAGCAACCAGGAAACAGATACTCACTTAACCAGTAGGTTTTTACCCGGCCGTTCTGATTTAGACCTAACTCCCGCACCCTACCTTAAAAAAGAAGCGCCGGAAAAATCCCTGCAGTTTTTTGCAGAGTCTAACAGCACCCTGGTGGGGCACTGGAAAATGGAAGAGGGCAGCGGAGCCACTTTGCAGGATGCCTCCGGCACCGGAAACCATGCCAAATTGCAGAAAACAGGTGGGATTACCTGGGTAACGGGAAAAGAAGGTTTAGCTCTTAATCTGCCAGGAACCACCAACAGATACGCCATCGCGCCTAACCACGCCTCGCTCAACATCACCGACGCGCTCACGGTCGCCGCCTGGATCAGGCCCATCGACGCAAGCGGGCGCTCCGTGCTGAGCAAGGCCGGCACCGACGGCTACGAGCTGGCCATCTACGGGGGGAAGGTGATGTTCCGCTTCAACAGGGACTCCGGCGGGGACGCCTACCGGCTCCTGTCCAAGACCGGCCACCCCACCGACGGGGCCACCTGGATGCACATAGCCGCCACCTTCAACGGCACCACCTCCCGAATCTACATCAACGGGGTGGAGGACGCCTCGGCCACCTACAGCGCCACCTCCATCAAGGCCAACGCCTCCGGCCTGTACCTGGGCTCCCTGCTGGGCTCCTGGCGCTGGAAGGGGGGAATGGACGAGGTGCGCCTTTACCACGGGGCCTTGACCATAGATGAAATTAAACTGCTTCTTTCTTCAACCCCGCCCCCAACTCCGCCCAGTGCCCCCTCGCTGGTCTCGCCGGCCAACGTAGCTATAGACGTGCCCCTGGCTCCTTCGTTTACCTGGAACAGTGTGACCGGTGCCACCAGCTATAGCATTCAGGTATCTGAGGTACAGGATTTCTCTTCCCTGGCTTTTACCCAAAGTAACCTAACCACCACTTCCGCCCAAGGAACTGGACTAGTGGCCGGGAAACAGTATTTTTGGCGAGTACATGCCTCCAACGAAGGCGGCGACAGTGACTGGTCTCAGGTATGGTCATTTACCACACTTCAGCTGCCGGGCCAAGTAGTAACCTTGTCGCCACCCAATAGCCAGCAAGACGTTCCTCTTCTGCCAGAATTAACCTGGCAGGCTGCAACTAATGCCACCAGCTACCTGGTGCAGGTAGACACAGACAATGCCTTTACGGCTCCGCTAACCGTTGAAAAAACGGTTAACAACCTAACCTCTTATAAACTGGAAACGGCCCTGGCGGCAAACACCAGTTATTTCTGGCGTGTGCGGGCTGGGAATTCCGCCGGAGACGGGCCCTGGTCTGAGGTGAAATCTTTCAAGACAGTTGCCGCGGCGGTAACCTATTCCCTGGCTATTAATGAAGTGATGGCCTCTAACAGCCTTACGGTAGCAGACGAAGACGGGGCTTTCTCAGATTGGGTAGAGGTGATGAATTACGGCCAGGCAGATATCAACCTAGAGGGTTTGGGCTTATCTGATGATTATGATCTGCCTTTCAAGTGGGTTTTCCCGGCTAAAATTCTCAAACCAGGGGAGTTTCTGCTGGTGTGGGCCTCCAGTAAAAACCGCGTAGACCCCACCAAAGCCTTACACACCAATTTTGCCATTGGCGCCTCTGGCGAAGAAGTGTTGATGACCGCCCCAGGCGGAGTAAGGATAGATGAAATGGCGCCAACCGCCATGACCTTAGATGTGTCTTATGGGCGTACCCCAGATGGTACTGGTACTTTTGGCTTCTTCAATTCTCCTACCCCTGGTGTCTCCAACGCTTCTTCGGGTACCAGCCAGCCGCTTTCCAAAGTTGTTTTCTCAGTGGCCCCAGGCGTGTATTCAGACAACGTAAATTTGACGTTATCGCACCCTATGACTGGTGTGCAGATAAGATATACCCTGGATGGGTCTGACCCTACGGAAGCTTCTGCGCTGTACCAGAACCCTCTAACCATTGCCGACCGCTCAGGGGAACCAAATGCCCACTCCATGATACCCACCAACAACATTTCAAGCGGGTCAAGAGCCTGGACGGAGCCCAATGGTTTAGTGCGGAAGGGGACTATTGTGCGCGCCAAAGCCTTTAAAACCAATACTCCCAGCTCATCTACTGCCACTGGTACATATTTAGTGTTGCCGGGTAGGAAATATACCGTGCCCGTGGTGTCTATCGTCACGCCCCACGCCAACCTGTTTGATTTTTACCAAGGCATTTATGTGCCGGGCGTGAACTATGTGGAAGGCAACGATGAATCTGGCAACTATGAAATGCGCGGCGATGAGTGGGAAAGGCCTGCCTCCTTTGAGTATTATGGCCCTGATTTCAAATTCCAACAGGACATAGGCATCCGGATCAATGGGGATTTTACCCGGCGGTTCCCGCAGAAATCACTTAGGCTGCTAGCCCGAAGTGAGTACGGTAAAAGCAGCTTCGATTACCAGATGTTCCAAAACTACCCTTACTCCAGCTTCAAACGGCTTATCCTCCACAATTCGGGCAATGACTGGGGGCACACCCTGTTTAAAGACGCAGCCTCCCAGATGCTGGCCAGCCATTTCACCACCACGCAGAAGTTCAGGCCTACCATAGTATATATAAATGGTGAATACTGGGGTTTCCATGGGTTGAGAGAACGCGCCGACAAGTTTTATGTGGCCCGGCTGTATGGCGTTGACCCAGACAATATAGACTACCTTACCCACCAATATGACATTGATGAGGGAGATGCAGAGAATTACAAAGAGATGCTGGCCTATATCCAGAACAATGACATGGCAGATGATACAAAGTTTGCCGGCCTTAAGACCCGCATGGATGTAGATAATTTCACCAACTATTTCAGTGCCGAGATTTACTATGCCAACCTGGACTGGCCACATAGTAACATTGAGTTCTGGCGGGCCCGGGTACCCTATAACCCAAATGCTCCTAAAGGGCAGGATGGGCTATGGCGCTGGATTCTGCATGACACAGATCTGGGCTTTGATTATCCTGAGTTCAACTCCATTAGTTGGGTGACAGATCAGGTAAACCAGGATATTAATGAGGAATGGCCTAACCTCATCCTGAGGAACCTATTGAAAAACCAGGCCTACAAAACCACCTTTATCAACCGGATTGCAGACCACCTGAACACTGCCTTTACCACCACCAGGGTGCACGCCGTTATAGACAGCATTGCCACCATCATCCAGCCGGAGGTAGACGAACATACCAAACGGTGGAATGTTCCCAGCTCTGTGAGTAACTGGCAGGGCTATGTAGCAGACTTGAAAAATTTCGGATCCCTTCGGCCCAATTACTTGCGCCAGCACCTGCGGGAGCACTTCAATCTGGTCAGTAATGTAGAAGTAACCCTGGAGGTAAGCGATAAAGCCCACGGTAGTGTGAAACTGAACTCACTGGTGCTCAATAGCTCTGCGGTTGGGGTGAACTCAGCACAGCCTTTTCCCTGGAAGGGGATTTACTTTGAGGGAGTACCCATCACCCTGAAAGCGTTACCGAATACGGGGTACGTGTTCCAACATTGGCTGGTGAACGGCCAAACGGTGAACGGGGAACAAATCTCTGTGAACCCTACTGCTGGGATAATTATCAAAGCGGTCTTTGGGGCTTCTACTGGGGTTGCGGTAACATTGGCATCGCCGGCCAACGGCGCAACCAATGTTTCACAACCTACTGCCACCCTCAGCTGGAATGCCTTGACTGATGCTACCAGTTACCGGGTGCAGGTGGCTACTGTGTCTGATTTCGCGGCTGCGGTCTTTGATCAGAGCGGCGTTACTGGTACCTCAGTGTCAGTAAACAATTTGGCGGCTGGCACCACCTATTATTGGCGGGTAATGGCTACGCAAAGCAGCGGGGGCAGCAACTGGTCAGCCACCTGGATCTTTACCACTGGTGGGGCCACTGTGCCAGGCACGGTGACCTTGAGTGCACCGGCCAATGCCGCCAGCGGGGTAGGGGTAAACCCAACCTTGCAATGGAATACCGTTACTAACGCCACGAGTTACAGTGTGCAGGTCTCTACTATCTCCACCTTTGCCTCTACGGTAATTAATGCAGATAATGTCCAGAATACTTCCCTGGCGGTAAACGGATTGCTTTATAACCAGACGTATTACTGGCGCGTGAAGGCAACTAACACTGCCGGCAGCAGTGCGTGGTCTTCTGTCTGGAGCTTTACTACAGAAACAGGAACTGTTAGCGGCACGCTGGTAGGGCACTGGAAACTGAACGAGGGCAGCGGGGCCACCTTGCAGGATGCCTCCGGCACCGGAAACCACGCCACGCTGCAAAAGACCACCGATGTGCAGTGGGTGACGGGCAAGGAAGGCCTGGCCCTCAGCCTCCCCGGCACGTTGGAACGGTACGCCATCGCGCCTAACCACGCCTCGCTCAACATCACCGACGCGCTCACGGTCGCCGCCTGGATCAGGCCCATCGACGCAAGCGGGCGCTCCGTGCTGAGCAAGGCCGGCACCGACGGCTACGAGCTGGCCATCTACGGGGGGAAGGTGATGTTCCGCTTCAACAGGGACTCCGGCGGGGACGCCTACCGGCTCCTGTCCAAGACCGGCCACCCCACCGACGGGGCCACCTGGATGCACATAGCCGCCACCTTCAACGGCACCACCTCCCGAATCTACATCAACGGGGTGGAGGACGCCTCGGCCACCTACAGCGCCACCTCCATCAAGGCCAACGCCTCCGGCCTGTACCTGGGCTCCCTGCTGGGCTCCTGGCGCTGGAAGGGGGGGCTGGACGAGGTGCGCCTCTACCACGGGGCCTTAAGCGCCAGTGAAATATCTGCCCTTTACACACCGCTGGCGTCTGCTACCGCAATGAGTAGTGTTAGCATGGGCAATAGCTTTAACAAGGGCGTTACACTCTATCCTAACCCTGTCAAAGACAAACTGCACCTCGATTTTGGTAATGCCAGATACCAGGAAACCATAACGGTGTCTGTGGTAGATTTGCTGGGCAAAGTTCACTTGACTTCCACCCAAACCCTTGAGGGAACTCACCTGGAGTTAGACCTGGTTCCAGGGCGCTTATCAGCGGGAACCTACTTCCTCCGGGTGGAAGGTGCGGGGGTACACCAGGTGTTCAGGTTTGTAAAAAGGTAG
- the pstB gene encoding phosphate ABC transporter ATP-binding protein PstB, protein MNSVESKDLHLYYGDFHALKGISMAMRKNHVTALIGPSGCGKSTYLRCFNRMNDLIDGVRIEGQILIDGIDIYEKNIQVDDLRKHVGMVFQKPNPFPKSIYENVAYGLRVNGTKDKQFIEERVERSLKQANLWEEVKDKLKKSAFELSGGQQQRLCIARALAIEPSVLLMDEPTSALDPLSTAKTEELIHELKELYTIVIVTHNMQQAGRVSDHTAFFYLGELVEYAKTKTIFTNPKDPRTQNYITGRFG, encoded by the coding sequence ATGAATAGTGTAGAATCAAAAGACCTTCACCTGTACTATGGCGATTTTCATGCCCTCAAAGGCATTTCCATGGCCATGCGGAAAAACCACGTCACAGCCTTGATCGGGCCTTCGGGTTGCGGAAAGTCCACCTACCTTAGGTGCTTCAACCGCATGAACGACCTCATTGACGGCGTCCGGATTGAGGGCCAGATCTTGATTGACGGCATAGACATCTATGAGAAAAACATACAGGTAGATGACCTGCGCAAGCACGTGGGCATGGTGTTCCAGAAACCCAACCCGTTCCCCAAGTCCATCTATGAAAATGTGGCCTACGGGTTGCGGGTAAATGGCACCAAAGACAAACAGTTTATTGAAGAGCGCGTGGAACGTTCTTTAAAGCAGGCCAACCTGTGGGAAGAGGTGAAAGACAAGCTCAAAAAATCGGCGTTTGAATTATCGGGTGGGCAGCAGCAACGCCTCTGCATTGCCCGGGCGCTGGCCATTGAACCTTCGGTGCTCTTGATGGATGAACCCACCTCGGCCCTTGACCCGCTTTCTACCGCCAAAACCGAGGAGCTGATCCATGAGCTGAAGGAACTGTACACCATCGTGATCGTGACCCACAACATGCAGCAGGCCGGTCGGGTAAGTGACCATACCGCCTTCTTCTACCTGGGCGAACTGGTGGAATACGCCAAGACCAAAACCATCTTCACCAATCCCAAGGACCCGCGTACCCAGAACTACATTACCGGGCGGTTTGGTTGA
- the pstA gene encoding phosphate ABC transporter permease PstA: MALQSNTHTQAGKRRAQAAAFWIFRLLSFLVVAILVVILGFIVVRGISVISWDFLTQMPREGMTEGGIFPAIVGTFCLVLGSMLFAFPIGILSGIYINEYAKDSWFKRFVKLMTNNLAGIPSIVFGLFGMALFVNYFKFGDSILAGSLTLGLLALPVVIRVTEEALKSIDDSFRIGSLALGATKWQTTSRVVLPMAFPNIITGLILSIGRVSGETAPILFTVAAYFLPKLPNSIFDQVMALPYHLYVISTSGTNIEASRAMAYGTAFVLIMIILIVNLLANWLRRYFSKKVKMN; encoded by the coding sequence ATGGCCTTACAAAGCAATACACACACCCAAGCAGGTAAACGCAGGGCACAGGCCGCGGCCTTCTGGATCTTCCGGCTGCTCAGCTTTCTGGTGGTGGCCATTCTGGTGGTGATCCTGGGCTTTATCGTTGTGCGCGGCATCTCCGTGATCAGTTGGGACTTCCTGACCCAGATGCCCCGCGAGGGCATGACCGAAGGTGGCATCTTCCCGGCCATTGTGGGTACCTTTTGCCTGGTGCTGGGCAGTATGCTTTTCGCCTTCCCCATTGGCATTCTGTCTGGTATCTATATCAATGAATACGCCAAAGACAGCTGGTTTAAGCGGTTTGTGAAGCTTATGACCAATAACCTGGCCGGTATCCCGTCCATTGTGTTCGGGTTGTTTGGCATGGCCCTGTTCGTGAACTACTTTAAGTTTGGCGACTCCATTCTGGCCGGCTCCCTTACTTTGGGTTTACTGGCTTTGCCCGTGGTGATACGGGTAACAGAGGAAGCCTTGAAATCTATTGATGATTCCTTCCGGATTGGTAGCCTGGCACTGGGAGCCACCAAATGGCAAACCACCAGCCGGGTGGTACTGCCCATGGCCTTCCCCAATATCATTACCGGCCTGATTCTGTCTATTGGACGGGTGTCCGGAGAGACGGCGCCTATCCTGTTCACGGTGGCGGCCTACTTCCTGCCCAAATTACCCAACAGCATCTTTGACCAGGTCATGGCTTTGCCGTACCATTTGTACGTCATCTCTACCAGCGGTACCAACATTGAGGCTTCCAGGGCTATGGCCTACGGCACGGCCTTTGTGCTGATCATGATCATCCTTATTGTGAACCTGCTGGCCAACTGGCTGCGCCGATATTTCAGCAAAAAAGTAAAAATGAATTAA
- the phoU gene encoding phosphate signaling complex protein PhoU: protein MNQLDKELSQIKTKLEEMWALVEFQMLGCKEALLTSNLDLAKKVIKKGKKVNAYDIKIDRMCENFFALYNPVAVDLRWVLAILKINSNLERIGDYAESVARMIKEAKTPIEPTLLEKSRLLDMFEGTETMLANVRKAFLAEDTNLAREVLNQDKVLNKINMKTDKVLLDYFKSHPDNIPQSLKVSGIIRKLERVGDQTTNIAEEIVFYVDAKVLKHKDKFAKKKGDKDNNPEDEKKA, encoded by the coding sequence ATGAACCAATTAGATAAAGAATTGTCCCAAATAAAAACCAAGCTGGAGGAGATGTGGGCCCTGGTGGAGTTTCAGATGCTGGGCTGCAAAGAAGCGCTCCTTACCTCTAATCTGGACCTGGCCAAAAAGGTAATTAAAAAGGGGAAGAAGGTGAACGCCTATGACATTAAGATAGACCGCATGTGCGAAAACTTTTTCGCGCTCTACAACCCCGTGGCCGTGGATTTACGCTGGGTACTGGCTATCCTTAAGATCAACTCCAACCTGGAACGCATAGGCGATTACGCTGAAAGCGTGGCCCGCATGATCAAAGAAGCAAAGACGCCCATTGAGCCCACGCTCCTGGAGAAAAGCCGGCTGCTGGATATGTTTGAGGGCACGGAAACCATGTTGGCCAACGTGCGCAAGGCCTTTCTAGCCGAAGACACCAACCTGGCCCGAGAGGTCTTGAACCAGGATAAAGTCCTGAACAAGATCAATATGAAAACCGACAAGGTGCTGCTGGACTATTTCAAATCACACCCAGACAATATCCCTCAGAGCCTGAAGGTTTCTGGCATCATCCGGAAACTGGAACGCGTTGGCGACCAAACCACCAACATTGCCGAGGAAATTGTTTTCTACGTAGACGCCAAGGTCTTAAAGCACAAAGACAAATTCGCCAAAAAGAAAGGTGATAAGGATAACAACCCAGAGGACGAAAAGAAAGCCTAA
- a CDS encoding porin, producing MFSPINKRSGWHLLVPAVLLSCLSGLPFQTSAQVQVPKDTVVSTSIVEPVKKAWYDKISLRGYVQIRYNRFLETNSSLRTDYDKSVGDKGGFLIRRARLVFSGNVHERVYIYIQPDLASTPAGSSTIHFAQIRDAYMDLALDKKKEYRLRIGQSKIPYGFENLQSSQNRLTLDRNDAFNSAIPNERDLGVMFYWAPDHIRKRFSELANGQLKGSGDYGVFGLGVYNGQTANRQEANNNQHVVARVSYPIAFANGQIVEPGVQGYTGLYTVTSDQLSSSAIKGGDFRDQRAAASIVLYPQPFGFQAEYNIGKGPEFDPASGTIKTKSLKGGYAQAMYHWKLGNQHLIPFVKAQYYEGGKKTETDARFNRVYETEVGLEWQPIPNFELLTQYTITDRTLREGKALNNRQNGQLLRLQAQLNF from the coding sequence ATGTTCTCACCCATAAACAAAAGATCAGGTTGGCATTTACTGGTGCCTGCGGTTCTTCTTTCCTGCCTATCAGGGCTTCCTTTTCAAACCAGTGCCCAGGTGCAGGTACCTAAAGACACTGTGGTCTCCACTTCCATTGTTGAGCCGGTAAAAAAAGCCTGGTATGATAAAATCTCCTTGCGGGGCTATGTGCAGATCAGGTACAACCGTTTTTTGGAAACAAATTCCAGCCTTAGGACTGACTATGACAAATCTGTGGGCGACAAAGGCGGGTTCCTGATCCGGAGGGCTCGTTTGGTGTTCAGCGGGAATGTGCACGAGCGGGTCTACATCTACATTCAACCAGACCTGGCCTCTACGCCTGCCGGAAGTTCCACCATCCATTTCGCGCAGATCAGAGACGCCTATATGGATCTGGCTCTGGACAAAAAGAAAGAATACCGCCTCCGGATTGGCCAGAGCAAAATCCCCTACGGGTTTGAAAACCTGCAATCCAGCCAGAACCGCCTTACTCTTGACCGGAATGACGCCTTTAACAGTGCCATACCTAATGAGCGGGATCTGGGGGTTATGTTTTACTGGGCACCAGACCATATCAGAAAAAGATTCAGTGAACTGGCCAATGGTCAACTGAAAGGTTCCGGCGATTACGGGGTATTTGGGCTGGGGGTTTACAACGGGCAAACCGCCAACCGCCAAGAGGCCAATAACAACCAGCATGTGGTGGCCCGGGTTTCCTACCCCATTGCCTTTGCCAATGGCCAGATAGTGGAGCCAGGTGTACAAGGCTATACCGGTTTATACACGGTTACCTCAGACCAGTTAAGCAGTAGTGCTATTAAAGGTGGCGACTTCAGGGACCAGCGGGCAGCCGCCAGCATTGTATTATACCCGCAGCCTTTCGGCTTCCAGGCCGAATACAACATAGGGAAAGGGCCTGAATTTGACCCCGCCAGCGGGACTATAAAAACAAAATCTCTCAAAGGGGGGTATGCACAAGCTATGTACCACTGGAAACTTGGCAATCAGCACCTTATCCCTTTTGTGAAGGCCCAGTATTATGAGGGTGGTAAGAAAACAGAGACTGACGCCCGTTTCAACAGAGTATATGAGACAGAGGTTGGCCTGGAATGGCAGCCTATCCCCAACTTTGAGCTCCTTACCCAATACACCATCACAGATAGAACCCTGCGGGAAGGCAAAGCGCTCAATAACCGCCAGAATGGTCAACTTTTAAGGCTACAGGCCCAACTCAACTTCTAA
- the pstC gene encoding phosphate ABC transporter permease subunit PstC, producing MNRFFQNPGEKIIEALITISGTVTSLTVLLIVFFLFKEGLGIFSQTPVAEGSVIAVHPQNPVKELSAKEVKEIFDQEITNWNQVGGANAPIKIFALDDITDYYTEEQIGANFEYLPQRINEIVAKDPNILAYFPDEYLSKDFSGRRLKLAKITVLGFITGTQWYPTIEPAVQMGVLSLILGTLLVSFGAILFALPLGLATSIYLAEIASPKLRGILKPVIELLAGIPSVVYGFFGLVVIVPLIQDIFGLPVGETALAGSLVLGIMALPTIISVSEDALRTTPRAMKEASLALGASKWQTIYKVMIPYSISGISTAAILGIGRAIGETMAVLMVTGNASVIPTTFLEPVRTIPATIAAELGEAPQGGIHYQALFALGCILFLMTLAINLTVDMVSAKKKENR from the coding sequence GTGAATAGGTTTTTTCAAAACCCAGGCGAAAAAATAATTGAAGCTCTTATTACTATCAGTGGCACCGTTACCAGTTTAACGGTGCTACTGATCGTATTTTTCCTGTTCAAGGAAGGATTGGGGATTTTCAGCCAGACCCCGGTGGCCGAAGGGTCTGTGATTGCGGTCCACCCTCAAAATCCGGTCAAAGAGCTATCTGCCAAAGAGGTAAAAGAGATCTTTGACCAGGAAATCACCAACTGGAACCAGGTGGGCGGCGCCAATGCCCCTATCAAGATCTTTGCCCTGGACGACATCACCGATTATTACACCGAGGAGCAGATAGGCGCCAACTTTGAGTACCTGCCCCAACGCATTAATGAGATAGTCGCCAAGGACCCCAACATTCTGGCCTATTTCCCAGATGAGTACCTGTCCAAAGACTTTTCTGGCCGGCGACTCAAATTGGCCAAGATCACAGTTCTAGGCTTTATAACAGGTACCCAGTGGTACCCTACCATAGAACCGGCCGTTCAAATGGGCGTGCTCTCCCTTATTCTAGGCACGTTGCTGGTAAGTTTTGGGGCTATTCTATTTGCTTTGCCCTTAGGTCTGGCCACCTCTATTTACCTCGCTGAGATCGCTTCCCCCAAATTGAGGGGCATTCTCAAGCCCGTTATTGAATTGCTGGCCGGCATCCCATCGGTGGTGTATGGTTTCTTTGGGCTGGTGGTGATTGTACCACTCATCCAGGATATTTTTGGGTTGCCCGTGGGCGAAACCGCGCTAGCGGGTAGCCTTGTGCTGGGCATAATGGCACTGCCCACTATTATTTCAGTGTCTGAAGATGCGCTCCGCACCACGCCCCGGGCCATGAAGGAAGCCAGCCTTGCCTTAGGCGCCTCTAAGTGGCAGACCATCTATAAAGTCATGATCCCCTACTCCATCTCCGGTATCTCTACGGCCGCCATCCTGGGCATAGGTCGCGCCATTGGCGAAACCATGGCCGTGCTCATGGTTACCGGGAACGCCTCCGTAATCCCTACCACCTTTCTGGAACCGGTACGTACCATACCCGCCACCATTGCCGCTGAGTTGGGCGAGGCCCCGCAGGGCGGTATCCATTACCAGGCGCTGTTTGCGCTGGGCTGCATTTTATTCCTCATGACGCTGGCCATCAACCTCACGGTAGACATGGTATCGGCTAAAAAGAAAGAAAACAGATAA